Genomic window (Roseivirga sp. 4D4):
ATCATCATCTTCTTTACCCTTGTTTTATTTTCACACTTTTTTCGTCTCTACATTCTCAGAAATAATTGGGTTGATTTAAGTATTCTTCAGCTGACGGTTCGCGTCTTAATTGGCGCTTTGATTGTAGCGATTGCCGCCCAAGGTATCATCCACATTTTTATCTACTCCATCCTCAAACTCGATGATTTATCAGCATTTAGCTGGGCAGCCTTTGGTGGGTACGTCTTTAGTGTCTATGTGGTACTTATGCTCTGGTCTACCATTTATTTCTTCATCAAAAACACGGAGAAAAATCGCAAAAATGAAATGGAGAAATTAGCCCTGAAAACTGACTTACAGGAAGCAGAGCTGATGATCCTGAAGAACCAGATCAATCCACATTTTTTATTCAATGCCCTGAACAATATCCGTTCTCTAATTCTATCAGATCAGAATCGAGCCAGGCAAATGGTCACCCACATTTCCGATCTCTTACGTTACTCTATTCAGTTCAATGCATCAGAAAAAGTCACTCTGAGCCAGGAAATGGATATTGTGCAGGACTACCTGCAATTAGAGTCTATTCAATTCAACGATCGGCTGGCCTATGTACTGAATATTGCAGACGAAACTCGGGAACTTAGTATTCCTCCTATGGCCATTCAACTACTTGTTGAAAACGCCATTAAACATGGTCTGTCTATTCAAAAGAATGGTGGATTTATTAGGATCGAATCGAGCAGAGAGGAAGACGCTCTGGTAATCAAAGTCACCAATACAGGTCAGTTAGGACAGAAACAAGGTCGTGAAGGGATTGGCCTCAAAAACCTGGTAGAGCGCATGAAGATTCTCTTTGGCCCATTCGCAAAATTCAGTCTGGAAAACTCGTCAAAAGACACCGTCACCGCTACACTCAATATACCTATCCAATGAAATCAATTATTGTAGACGACTCGCACCTCGCCAGGCAGGAACTCAAACACCTGCTAAAGACTTTTGATGACATTCGAGTAATCGGTGAAGCAGAAAATGCCGAGCAGGCAAAAGAGCTCATTGAGGAATTAAAACCTGAATTGGTATTTCTGGATATTCAAATGCCTGATAAAGATGGCTTCGGGCTTTTAGCAGAACTAGAAGATGTCCCTGAGATCATTTTTATCACCGCATTCGATGAGTATGCAATGAAAGCATTCGATCATAACGCGCTGGATTACCTTCAAAAACCAGTCAAAGAGGATCGCCTTTCCTTAGCCCTTGAAAAGGCTAGAGAAACCATAAAACTTCGTGCTGAACAAGAAGCAAAAAGCCAGCAACTGGGGCTTAATAATCAGGTATTTGTCAAAGACGGTGAGGCATGTTGGTTCGTAAGCTTAGCAGAAATCAGGGTGTTAGAAATCATGGGCAGCTACACACGCATTTACTTCAAAGATCAAAAACCGATGATCCCCCGATCGCTCAACTATATGGAAGGTCGCCTTGATCCAGAAGTATTCTTTCGGGCTAACCGACAGCAAATCATCAACCTTAAATACATCGAAAGAATTGAGCCCTGGTTCAGTGGCACCTTAAAAGTTTACTTAAAGGATGGTGAAGAAATAGAAGTATCTCGTAGACAAAGTATTAAATTCAGGGAGTTAATGAGCTTCTAATGTCAAGAACACATTTACTCCTCAGTTTACTTTTAGTCCTTAGCCTCGGTTGTCAACAAACCCTAGAAAAGGGTACAGAAAAGGACCTTATGACCACCCTTGACAAATTCAACCTGGCATTTGCCGAAGGAGATTTAGACTTCCTCGATCGGCATACGACAAGCGATTATCGGCATACCAACAATTCCAACAAAGCCTTTGGCAAAACCTCTTGGTTTGAATACCTCACTTCAAGAAAAGAAGACCTAAATAACGGTGTGCTTAATTTGCAACGCTATGAGATGTCTGAAATTGAGGTGCAGCTTTATGAGAACTCCGCTGTAATCACTGGGCTCATTTACACCAAAGGGAACCATTATTCAGAAGCCTTTGACCGACAATTGAGGGTTACCCACCTTTGGGTTTTTCAGGAGGGCATCTGGAAAAGGGCCGCCTTCCATGATACACCGATAGAATAGTCACATTAATCCATTTATTTCCTTGGGAAGCTTTTTCTTAAACTTTAATTTTCCCCAATGAACAGGGCGGAAATCATAGGAAAGCTAGAAGAGGTATATGGACGACTGAGCGATTTTCTTCTCGACCTTTCACAAGACGAGTACGAATATGCTCCCGAAGGCAAGTGGAACGCGGGCCAACAGGCAGAACATTTAAGCAAGAGTGTCAGAGCAGTCACCACTGGGCTAACGGTTCCAAAGCTCATGATCGGCTATAAGTTTGGAAAGGCAAATCGACCCAGCTTAGAATACCGCGAATTGGTAGAGAAATACCAGAATAAACTATCTGATTATGATGGTCCTGCTCCATCAGCCTATAGCCCGGGCAAGGTAAAATTTGTCAATGCCCAAAAGAACGTCAAGAACCTTCAAGATGCTATCCAAGCCATGATCAAAAGGCTAGATGGTTGGTCTGGGTCCGATATGGATAAGTATATCTTTCCACATCCGCTCATGGGCAAGATCACAGTGAGGGAAATGCTCTATTTTACAATTTATCATGCCGAACACCATCACGGTCTGATTCGAAGATATTTAAAAGGTGTCTAACATATGAAGAAGCTTTTAGCCTTTATTTTAACCATTCTTTCTTTCGGGCAAATGCAAGCACAGGAACAAAAGAAACCACTTCAGGTAGCCGTGATCGGTCTTACCCACACCCATGTGCATTGGATTTTAGGTCGTGAAGATCGAGGCGATATTGAAATCATAGGAATTGTTGAATCCAACAAGGATCTAGCCCAGCGTTATGCCGATCAACACGGGTATTCGATGGATATCGTCTATGATTCTATGGATGCATTAATGGAGAATAAATCGCCCGAGGCCGTTACTGCCTTTGGTACTATCTATGATCATCTTTCCGTGGTAGAATTCTTCGCTCCCAAAGGCATTCATGTCATGGTCGAAAAGCCCCTCGCGGTCAGCTTAGATCATGCTAAGAAAATGGAGGCCCTGGCCAAAAAACATAATATCCACTTACTGACTAACTACGAAACCACTTGGTATGGAAGCAATTTCAAAGCCTACGAAATGGTCCACGAAACGGATCAAATTGGTGATATAAGAAAGATAGTGGTGCATGATGGACATCCCGGACCAAAGGAGATCGGGGTCAATGAAGAGTTTTTAGAATGGCTGACCGACCCTAAACTCAACGGTGCCGGAGCCCTGACCGACTTTGGTTGCTACGGTGCCAATCTGGCCACCTGGCTCATGAAGGGGGAACGACCAGAATCTGTATTCGCTATTGCTCAAACCAACAAACCAGACTTATATCCAAAAGTCGATGATGAGGCTACCATCGTTCTGAAATATCCAAAGACCCAAGTCATTATACAGGCTTCTTGGAATTGGCCAGTTAGTCGAAAAGATATGGAAGTCTATGGTGTCAAAGGACAAGTAATTGCTGATAACGAATCCACACTTCGATATCGCTTGGGTGATGATAATGAAGAGGTGACACTGAAAGACCTCAGGAAAGAAAGTCCACTAGACGATCCATTCAGCCTATTGGCTGCCGTAGTTCGTGGCGATGTAAAGCCCTTGCCTACCGATTTATCAGCCCTCGAAAATAATATGGTGGTGATGGAAATCCTTCAGGCGGCCATGAAGAGCGCTAAAACTGGAAAATTGGTGAGGTTGAAATAAACCTCCCCTAACCCCTCCTTCATAAGGAGGGGAATGAATGAGTTCTGACTTACTTTAAGAATTTCAGGCAAACCGGAGTAGGTACTTCCGCCACAAAACCCGTTTCTGAAAGCATACCCGTTTCTTGATCAATCGCAAAGGTCACGATCGTGTCCGTATCCTGATTGGCGGCTAGCAGAAATCGGCCAGAAGGATCAATCTCAAAATCCCTTGGCGTTAAACCCAAGGTCGATTGCCTACCTACAGCTGACAGACCACCATTCTCATCAATAGAAAAAACAACGATCTCGTTCAGTTCTCCTCGGTTAGAGGTATAGAGAAACTTACCACTAGGGTGTACTTTGATGGCCGCACTGGCAGGTTCTCGATTGTCACCTTCTTGTTGCACGGAAATCATTTGGGTTGTTCTCCTCATGCGAACATCTTCTGATGTGCGATAAACTTCTACTGTGCCTATCAACTCATTCAACATATAGGCAACCTCCAAAGTAGGATGAAAAGCCAGGTGCCTTGGGCCTGACATCCTCGGAGAATTAGGATAATCACCTACGTAGTTCAGGGTTTGTGAGAGGGTATCCAATTCATATTCATAAGTTCTATCGGCCCCAAGGTCAACCGCAATTACCCAATCTTGGGTAGGATGTTGAATGATTTGATGCGCATGCGCTGCATCTTGTCGAGGATGTGTTGAACTCCCCTCGTGCTTCTTATAAGAGGTATAGTTTTCCAGCATTCCCTCCTCGTTGATGGGAAAGAGTGCCACGCTCCCACCTACATAGTTAGCAGCCATCACAAATTTTCCCGTATTGTCAATACTGACATAGCAAGGGTACTGCCCCATACTTCCAACTTCGTTTAAGTAACTAAGGCTGTGATCTTTAGGATTGTATTCCAGAGCCGTTAGGGAAGCGAATTCATCCTCACCCCCATTGAATTCATTGACTGCATAAACCCATTTGCCATTCTCATGCACCGCCAAATAAGACGGACTGATCAAGGCATCAGAAGTAGATAGATACCTGAGCGCCCCAGTCTCTTTGTTCATTTCATAGACATAAACTCCCTCGCCTTTCCCATCCACATGCCCTTCTTTCTGGGTATATGTTCCAATGAACAGAATTTCGACATTATCTGGCTTCTTCACCGCTTCCTCCTTATTAGATGACTGACAACTTGAGATTAAGAATAGACCGATTAAGGTCAGCAAGAAATGCTTCATGTTAGAGGCTTTTTAAAACTTTGATCAATTGATCCATATGGTCATCGGTGAAATCAAGGTGTGTCACAAAACGAATGAGCTGCGGCCCAAAACCGAAAGCATGGACGTCATGATCCGCTAGTTTTTTAATAAAGCTTTGATTGTCGTATTTATCCGTGAGCTTAAAGATCAGGATGTTGGTCTCGCATGGATATACCTCTTCCACATAATCCAAGCCTTTCAGGACCTCGGCAATTTCTTTCGCCTTCTTATGATCTTCTGCCAAACGTTTCACATGGTGATCCAATGCGTAAAGTCCCGCTGCTGCAATGTAACCGGCCTGTCTCCAGGCACCTCCCATTACTTTTCTGATCCGCTTAGCGCGCTTGATATCATCATGTCCTCCAAGGAGTAATGATCCTACAGGAGCACCCAAACCTTTAGACAGGCAAATAGAAATCGTATCGAAGACCTCTCCGTACGTTTTAGCCTTCTGGCCTGTAGCCACAAGTGCATTGAATAGCCTTGCTCCATCTAAATGCAAGGACAGGTTATGTTCATGGCAGGTTTCTCGGATCGCCCAAATCTCTTCAAAATCATAACAGCTCCCCCCACCCTTATTCATGGTGTTTTCCAGTGAAACCACTTTGGACACAGGCGCATGAATGTCGTCAGGTTGAATAGCAGCTTTGACATCTGCAGCGGTAATCAACCCCCTCTCTCCTTCTAATAAGCGAACAGAAACACCCGAGTTGGACATCAAGCCCCCACTTTCATACAGATAAATATGCGAGTACTTATGGCAGATCACTTCGTCTTGAAGCGTGGTATGCAAACGAATACCAATCTGATTCGTCATGGTACCGGAAGCGCAGTACAAGGCGGCATCCATTCCAAACATATGGGCTGCTCTCTGTTCGAGGGCCGTCACCGTTGGGTCTTCACCGAACATATCGTCCCCAACTTCGGCCGTCATCATAGCTTCTAGCATCTCAGGGGTAGGCTTGGTCAGCGTATCGCTTCTTAAATCAATCACCATTTAAAATATTTAAACTTTGAACTCGAACTGGGTCTTAAGGTTTCCAATACCTTTGCTGCTTCTATCGGTCGATCAGTAGCCAAAATATCAGCTCCTCGGTTCACAAAGCCCGCATATATACTATCGCCTCGGGCAATGGCCTTTCGATCCAAGTTACCCAGAACACCTAAAATAGCATAAATACCCTTGTCGTGCAGAAACTTATACAGAGAAGGTTCTGGCTCTGAAACACCCGTAAAGGCAATCATATTTTCATCAGGAATGCCAAGGTTCTTGTGCGCCTCATAGGCCGATAAATTACCAATGCCGACAGAGATCATAAGATCTGGATTCAAATCATACACAGTCTGTGCATCATTTGCAGAGTAGGTAATGATGGCGGCATAGTTTTCTGTTTCAGTTGCTACCACCAAATCAGTGACCATCTTAAAAGGAACCCCTCTCTTCACATCCAGGGTCAAAAGTGCTTTACCATCAGCCCAACGTAAAACTTCTTCTAGCGTAGGAATTTGATCCTCGGTAACAACCCCTTCATTATCCTTCAAACGAAGGCCTTTCAGTTCAGTCCAAGTCATGTCTCTCACCCTTCCAGTACCATTAGTTGTTCGGTCAAGTGTATTATCGTGCATCATCACCAAAACGGAATCAGAAGTCATCTCTATGTCGCATTCAATGACAGCTGGAGTATAGCTTAAGACATAATCAAAAGTGCGAATGGAGTTCTCAGGGTATCCAGGATAAGGACCTCCCCGATGTGCACTTACCATGGGTACACGATCTTCCGTCCATGAATAGAAATCTTTTGCGCCATACAGTACCATGGCCGCATCATTCATTCCTTTCAAATCGGACGTATCGGATATTTTATGATCAGAACTGCAACTGGCAGTGATTACAGCAAGAAAAAGGATAAAGAATAAATATTTGAAGGCGCGCATCAGACTAGTAGGGATCAGGAAAATGCATGAGCATGCAAGATAGTCTGAAGTGGCAATAAACGAAGCCCATTGATCAGAAAGTCATCCCCGATGCGGTAGACCATATGCCAACCGCACCGGTAATCTCCATTTAACCTAAACATATGAAGATCAGATGTCAAACATCTAAAATGACCGGACCGTCTGTCACTTTATGGGTGTGTAATCTCCTAAATGGCTCCTTAAACGTTGGAGCTCATCTCGAATTTCATCATGTAAAACGCGCGGCACTTCTTTTAAGTAGCCAGCAAAATGATTATCCAGCTTAATGATCATTTCGTTCTTGCTCTTCCTTCCTTTCTCGGTGAGTACCACGTGAAAGGATCTACCGTCTTCCTCATTCACAACCCTTTCAATCCATCCATTCTTTTCCATTCTCACGAGCATTCGCGAGATAGAAGGTAAATCCTGAAGTGTCACTCCACTGATTTGAGTAGGTGTGACACTTCCATGGTTCCACAGAATAATCAAGACCTGCCATTGCTCGGGAGTAACCCCATAAGCTTTTAACCCTCTAATCAGCTCCCTGTGAAACAACAGGTATGCGCGATATAGATTATAGCCGAGATTATTATTGAGATGAAAGAGAGCCTTACCGAAATCCATTTTTGGTGGTAAATCTGGGCGAAATATAGGCTAAAAAACTTGTCTAGACAAGTTTTTAGATGAAACTTTCGCTGATCTGGAAAGAATTTTTCTTAGAAATTCAATAGGTATCTATTCCTCACTTTTTAAATGAGTGAAAAGAGATTAGAAATGACTTGAAATGCTACTTTTCTGTAGAGCCAGACTCTAAATCGCTCAACTCTAAATTGAGGGCCCTAGTAGAGATTTGGGTCTCGATAAAGGATAAAACCAGCGATCCTAAGAGCAAAAACAGACTTAAACCGAAGATATAATCGGCTACTACTTGTCTGGATAAATACATCAGTACCATACTCAGTACACAACAGAAGAAACTGCCAATGCCCAAGGCCTGCATGTTCCGGATCAGCAAGAGCCGGGTCTTAAGGTTTTTAATTTGGCCAAGAACGGTTTCGGGCATATCAGGCATGTCTTTATAACGCTGCCTCAATCCTCTGGCCAAGGTAGCAAGAGCCACAAATCGATTGGTAAACGCCAATAGTAGTAGTGTAATCGCAGGAAAAAGTAAGGCGGGGGTTGAAATATCTATTTCCATATCGCTATTTCCTTTTGTCAGGGAACTTATGTTCAATCTTTTTCCACCCAAAATAGATCGTGCTTAATCCCGATAGGTAAAGAATGATCTTCGAGTAATAAATATCCATTTCGGTTAACCCGAGATCCAGTACATATAAACCCATCACTCCTACTGCTGTTAAAAACAGCCCCATCCAAAACAGTGAGTTCACTTGTTTTTCACTCATTTAGCAAAGATTGAGAAAAAAATTGAACCTGCTAAATCCAATCACCAAACCACTCCCGTATGTATGCCTGAAATCAAAATTCAGAACATATGAAAACGAAAATCACACAACTCGCACTGACCGCCTTATTAGTATTTGGCCTTCAGTCGGCTCACGCCCAGAGTACCGTCATGGTGGGTGGAGAAACGATGTATCCCAAGAAGAACATTATTGAGAATGCCGTTCAATCTAAGGACCATACCACTTTAGTTGCCGCTGTAAAAGCAGCCGGTTTGGTTGAAACGCTTCAAGGCGATGGACCATTTACAGTCTTTGCCCCTACTAATGCGGCCTTTGACAAACTGCCTGATGGAACGGTGGAAACGCTTGTAAAACCTGAGAATAAGGAGCTACTGACCAATGTCCTTACTTATCATGTGGTAGCAGGTAAGATGGATGCCAAGGCTTTGATGAAGGCCATCAAAAAAGGAAAAGGCATGGCGGAATTGAAAACCGTCAGTGGTGGAAAATTGATCGCCATGATGAATGGTGCCATGAACATTACACTCAAAGATGCCAAGGGTAACATCTCGAATATTTCTCTTTACGATGTCTACCAGTCCAATGGCGTCATCCATGTGATCGACACGGTCGTTATGCCGGGCTAGTCCAATAACCATTTAAACAAAATCATTTAACCCATTGAAAATTAACGCGATACAAATCGCGAACAGGAAAAATACATCCAAAAATCAAATACAATGAAACGAAAAATAACCTTTATGACGGCCCTTTTGGCCATTGCGACCAGCATCTACTTGATTGCTGCCGACCACAACGAAGCGCTTGGCGTGCAAGACACTGGGTCTGACATTGCCGATCTCTTTGCCTATCAAAGTCCGCAAAATTCCAACAATCTGGTTTTTGCTGCAACTGTACAAGGCTTACTCAGTCCGAGTGCAACTGCCAATGCGCAGTTTGACGAAAATGTGATGATAGAATTCAATATCGACAACGATGGAGATGCCATCGAAGACTTGGTCATCCAATGCATCTTTGAAAACGGACAAGTTTATGCGTACGGACCGTATGCTCCGATGTCTACTGGACTCAATAGCTCGATAGATACGAATGCTTCATTGGCTCAAGCCGATATCACTCCTTATGGCAGTAATGCTGTAGTGGGGTCGAACAACGGAGTAAGCGTTTTCGCAGGCCCCAGAGATGACCCATTCTTCTTTGATTTTGCTCAATTCGGTGCCATTCTCGGAGGTAATGCTACATCATTTAATGACCCTGGTAACGACTCTTTCGCAGGCACCAATGTCTTAGCCGTGGTAGTTGAGGTACCAAAATCCATGGTAGGCACCGGAGACTCTATTAACACCTGGGTCGAAACCAAACGCAAGCAATAATCTTCACTTCTAAAACGAATTAAAATGAAATTTATAAAAGTAAATAAACTCGTTGCGCTCCTGTTTATGGGCGCACTAACCATCGGTTTCACCTCATGTGATAACGATGATGACAATACACCTGATATAGCCGCAGTCTATGCACAGGAAGATCAAATGGGCCGCCCTGCAATCAATACCGTATTTATTCAGGGCGCTAGAAAAGACATCTTTAACGTGACCATTCCATCGCAGATGGGCGCTGCGTTTAGCACTGAAATGCAAGATCGACTTTTGGCCTTGAATGCTGGTTATTCCACGAATGCCCTTGGACTCGATGCATCAACATTCATCGGAGTACTAGCTACTGATGTATTGACCGTATCACTTACAGGCACTACAACTTTCTTTGACGGGACAAATGTTTTGACTGGGAGAACACTTTCGGATGACGTCATCTCTACTGAACTCTTATTGATCTTCGGTGGACCTGATGGCACCGCAAATCCTGGCTTAACAGACGACCATGTTGATGGTAATGATAAGCCATTTCTTAACACATTCCCCTACCTGGCAAGCCCTTGGTAGTTGATCATTTTCATACAATCATATGCGACTCAGTCTTCCCTTATGGGGAAGTGCTGGGCCGCTAAAAAAATCTCACCATGAAATCATTACTCACAATTATACTCACAGGCCTCCTACTTGCTTCCTGCCAACAAAGCCCGAAGTCAATAGCAGAGGCTACAGATTACGACACCTTATTATCGGCTGCTGCTACAAAAAGCCGAGACCTTAATGCCGACATAGAGTTTTGGCAAGACAGACTAGAAAAGTCTCCTCAAAGCCATATGAACCTCAATCAGCTAGCAGGCCTTTATAGCAAACGGTTTAGAGCCGGTGGTTTGATCCATGACCTACACATTTCAGATAGTCTTTACCAAAAGTCTTTAGCACTAAATCCATTCAATAAGGCAGCCACTTATAGAGCTCTGAGTGCCAATGCGGTCACGCAACATGAATTCCCAAAAGCAAAGATGTATGCACTCAAGGCCATAGATGCTGGCGAAGACCAAGCCGCCTCTTACTATATGCTTTTCGATGCCTTGATGGAATTAGGAGAGTTTGAAACCGCAGAGGGTATCTTGAATCGTCAACTGAGCAAAAACTCCTTTGACTATCTGACCAGAGCTTCCAAGTTCGCGGATCATCAAGGTGACCTGGATAAAGCCATTGAACTTATGGAGATGGCTTATGAAAGAGTAAAGTTCGACAATTCGATCATGAGTTGGAGCATTTCGAATCTTGGAGACATGTATGGTCATGCAGGCAGAATTGAGGATTCTTACCAAGCCTATCTCAAGGTACTGAATCACCATCCCCAACACTGGCATTCTTGGAAAGGATTGGCATGGATCAACTTTGCTCATGATCAAAATGTGAATGAAGCAAAACGGATTCTTCGCCATATCGATGAAAACAGCAATGATCCACAGGTAAAACTCATGCTCGCAGAAATTGCCGACTATGAAGGCTTGGGGAATGAGAGCCTGCAATTAAAGCAAGCCTTTTTTGAGCAGGCCTCCTCTCCAAAATACATGGGTATGCACAATAAATACCTCATTCTATTGGCCAGCGAGGATTTAAAAATGAACGCTCAGGCCATCGCAGCAGCTGAAAAGGAGCAGGAAAAGCGACCTACACCTCAAATGTATGACCTGCTGGCCTGGACCTACTTCCAAAACGGTGAATTAGAAAAGGCCCTCAAAATTGCCAGCCTATTCGTAGATGGTCAGTCCTCCGAACCCGAGGTTCTTTATCATCTGGGCCTCATTTATAAAAGGAATGGGCAAGATCGCAAGGGTAATAAATTCTTGAAAGAAGCCTTAGAAAGTGAATATGAGCTGGGGCCTCTCACGACCAAGCACATCAAGGAAAACCTTAAAAGCTAGTGAAAATGAGATCCTACATCTTAACACTTTGTATTGCCCTATTTGGTTTTCAGGCCCTAGCACAAAAAGGCCAAGTCACCGGTACAATAGTCGATGCTCAAGGGGAACCCTTGGTAGGTGCTAATGTCGTGTTAGTTGAAGCAGCACAGGGAAGCCCGACCGACAGAATGGGTAAGTTCTATTTGAACAATGTCGATAGTGGCAAATACCAATTGCAAGTGAGCTTTATCGGGTTCGAAAAGTATACCGAAGAGATCATCATCAACGATCGGGAAAAGACTGAGATTGAAGTGACTTTATCACGCGCCAATCTAGAACTGAAGGATGTTCGGATAATGCCAGGTTTGGACCAAAACCAATCTCAGATATCAGCAATTGACATCGGCTTAAGACCTATCAAGTCTTCACAGGATGTCCTGCAAATCGTTCCAGGACTTTTCATTGCGCAACATGCAGGAGGTGGAAAGGCAGAACAGATATTCTTAAGAGGTTTCGATATCGATCATGGTACTGACATTGCGCTAACGGTAGATGGTATGCCGGTGAATATGGTTTCTCATGCGCATGGTCAAGGCTATTCAGACCTACACTTTGTGATTCCTGAGACCATTGAAAGAGTGGCTTTTGACAAGGGGCCTTATTATACGGATCAAGGCAATTTGAATACAGCAGGCTTTGCAGCCTTTTCAACCAAAAAGCGAATCAGCGAGAGTTCAATTAAGCTTGAAGGAGGTCAGTTCAATACCTTTCGCGGTGTTGGTTTATTCAACCTTATCACTCCATCAAACGAGAAGTATGCGCCAAGCTTATATTTAGCTAGCGAGTACTCCATCTCTGATGGCTACTTTGAAAGTCCACAAAACTTTAACCGGTTCAACTCACTCTTAAAGTTCAACCAGCGGCTAAACGATCGAAATACGCTTGAAATCTCCGCTTCTGCCTTTAGCAGTCGCTGGAGCGCATCAGGACAAATCCCTCAGCGGGCCATTGATAGCGGTCGAATATCAAGATTTGGGGCTATTGATGATACGGAAGGTGGAAAGACGAGCCGATACAATCTCAATGCTCAGTTGGTTTCTGAATTCAACGATGGTTCGTTTATTGAGAACCAGATATTCTTATCGCGATATGATTTTAACCTGGTTTCCAATTTTACATTCTTCTTGAACGATCCCGTTTTCGGAGACCAGATTACCCAATCAGAGAAGCGAACCATGTTGGGTAGTAGACATACTTATTGGACTGATTGGTCCCTTCTTGGACGCGATGCCTCTACTGAATTGGGAATAGGATTTCGACACGATATCATCGATGACAATCGCCTGTCCAGAACTTTTCAGAAGAACACAATTCTTGAGGATTTGGCCTTCGGAGACATCAGAGAAACCAACCTTTATCTCTTTGCCGAAGAGCAAGTGAGTTTGACAAACAAATTGGAACTCACCACAGGAGTACGATATGATTGGTTTAGTTTTAGCTATGCCGATAAACTCGCAACATCACAACCTGATGTAAATCAAGGCATCTTCAGTCCTAAGCTCAAATTGAGCTATACTGTCAATCCCAGCCTTAATTTGTTCGTCAAATCAGGTGTTGGTTTTCATTCTAATGATTCACGTGTAGTAGTGGCAAGGTCTGGCGAACAGATTTTACCTAAGGCCTATGGTCTGGATGTCGGATCCATCTGGAAACCTTCAGACAAGCTATTAGTGAATCTGGCTTTTTGGAGACTAAATCTAGATCAGGAATTTGTTTACGTAGGTGATGAAGGCATAGTCGAGGCAGGAGGCAAAACCACCAGACAAGGCATTGAACTTGGGCTTCGCTATCAGTTTACTCCAGGCCTTTATGCCAGTATGGATGTCAACTATACTGATCCTCGTTCAGTAGAGGAAGCAGAAGGTCAACAGTATATTCCATTGGCTCCAACTTTTACCAGCATCGGAAGCATCATTTATGACACTAAGAAAAGGTTCAGTGGCAGTCTAAGTTATCGACTGTTGGGGGATAGATCCGCCAACGAAGATAGGTCCTTGATAGCTGATGGATACTTCTTATTAGACATGACCATGAACTATCGGGTCGGACGCTTTGATATTGGGCTCTCGATCGAGAACCTATTAAACAGAGAATGGAAGGAAGCACAATT
Coding sequences:
- a CDS encoding threonine aldolase family protein — its product is MVIDLRSDTLTKPTPEMLEAMMTAEVGDDMFGEDPTVTALEQRAAHMFGMDAALYCASGTMTNQIGIRLHTTLQDEVICHKYSHIYLYESGGLMSNSGVSVRLLEGERGLITAADVKAAIQPDDIHAPVSKVVSLENTMNKGGGSCYDFEEIWAIRETCHEHNLSLHLDGARLFNALVATGQKAKTYGEVFDTISICLSKGLGAPVGSLLLGGHDDIKRAKRIRKVMGGAWRQAGYIAAAGLYALDHHVKRLAEDHKKAKEIAEVLKGLDYVEEVYPCETNILIFKLTDKYDNQSFIKKLADHDVHAFGFGPQLIRFVTHLDFTDDHMDQLIKVLKSL
- a CDS encoding glycerophosphodiester phosphodiesterase family protein encodes the protein MRAFKYLFFILFLAVITASCSSDHKISDTSDLKGMNDAAMVLYGAKDFYSWTEDRVPMVSAHRGGPYPGYPENSIRTFDYVLSYTPAVIECDIEMTSDSVLVMMHDNTLDRTTNGTGRVRDMTWTELKGLRLKDNEGVVTEDQIPTLEEVLRWADGKALLTLDVKRGVPFKMVTDLVVATETENYAAIITYSANDAQTVYDLNPDLMISVGIGNLSAYEAHKNLGIPDENMIAFTGVSEPEPSLYKFLHDKGIYAILGVLGNLDRKAIARGDSIYAGFVNRGADILATDRPIEAAKVLETLRPSSSSKFKYFKW
- a CDS encoding MarR family winged helix-turn-helix transcriptional regulator, yielding MDFGKALFHLNNNLGYNLYRAYLLFHRELIRGLKAYGVTPEQWQVLIILWNHGSVTPTQISGVTLQDLPSISRMLVRMEKNGWIERVVNEEDGRSFHVVLTEKGRKSKNEMIIKLDNHFAGYLKEVPRVLHDEIRDELQRLRSHLGDYTPIK
- a CDS encoding DUF2721 domain-containing protein produces the protein MEIDISTPALLFPAITLLLLAFTNRFVALATLARGLRQRYKDMPDMPETVLGQIKNLKTRLLLIRNMQALGIGSFFCCVLSMVLMYLSRQVVADYIFGLSLFLLLGSLVLSFIETQISTRALNLELSDLESGSTEK
- a CDS encoding fasciclin domain-containing protein — protein: MKTKITQLALTALLVFGLQSAHAQSTVMVGGETMYPKKNIIENAVQSKDHTTLVAAVKAAGLVETLQGDGPFTVFAPTNAAFDKLPDGTVETLVKPENKELLTNVLTYHVVAGKMDAKALMKAIKKGKGMAELKTVSGGKLIAMMNGAMNITLKDAKGNISNISLYDVYQSNGVIHVIDTVVMPG
- a CDS encoding DUF4331 family protein, with product MKRKITFMTALLAIATSIYLIAADHNEALGVQDTGSDIADLFAYQSPQNSNNLVFAATVQGLLSPSATANAQFDENVMIEFNIDNDGDAIEDLVIQCIFENGQVYAYGPYAPMSTGLNSSIDTNASLAQADITPYGSNAVVGSNNGVSVFAGPRDDPFFFDFAQFGAILGGNATSFNDPGNDSFAGTNVLAVVVEVPKSMVGTGDSINTWVETKRKQ
- a CDS encoding DUF4331 family protein, with translation MKFIKVNKLVALLFMGALTIGFTSCDNDDDNTPDIAAVYAQEDQMGRPAINTVFIQGARKDIFNVTIPSQMGAAFSTEMQDRLLALNAGYSTNALGLDASTFIGVLATDVLTVSLTGTTTFFDGTNVLTGRTLSDDVISTELLLIFGGPDGTANPGLTDDHVDGNDKPFLNTFPYLASPW